A genomic window from Centroberyx gerrardi isolate f3 chromosome 14, fCenGer3.hap1.cur.20231027, whole genome shotgun sequence includes:
- the fkbp1aa gene encoding FKBP prolyl isomerase 1Aa, which yields MGVEIETINPGDGRTFPKKGQRVVVHYVGSLTDGFIFDSSRDRGKPFKFKIGHQEVIRGWEDGISLMSVGQRAKLTCSPDFAYGSKGHPGIIPPNATLIFDVELLGLEA from the exons ATGGGAGTAGAAATTGAGACCATAAACCCGGGCGATG GGCGAACATTTCCGAAGAAGGGACAGCGCGTCGTTGTGCACTATGTCG GCTCACTGACAGATGGATTTATTTTTGACTCCTCGAGGGACCGGGGAAAGCCGTTCAAATTCAAGATTGGACACCAGGAGGTTATTCGTGGTTGGGAAGACGGGATATCCCTG ATGAGTGTAGGCCAGCGGGCCAAGCTGACCTGCTCACCAGACTTTGCCTATGGCAGCAAAGGGCACCCAGGGATCATCCCACCCAACGCTACTCTCATCTTCGATGTGGAGCTGCTTGGTCTGGAAGCCTGA